In one Thermosipho ferrireducens genomic region, the following are encoded:
- a CDS encoding DUF7010 family protein: MNLKELKEELSVKCKNGVAFLSSAVVVWAVMLMILVSKFTLETKNSLILWSTALLFPLAMAFSKLFKAQWKVDSNPLSILGFYLNIAQLVYYPIVVWAMIRRPEEMIIFLGIITSAHLFPYGWYYNTKVYMIMSIFMSVSILLIGLRTDVETLWIIPLFMISFLVILVVLLYKDYMRKERISKS, encoded by the coding sequence ATGAATTTGAAAGAGCTTAAAGAAGAATTATCCGTAAAATGTAAAAACGGTGTGGCGTTTTTGTCATCAGCTGTTGTGGTGTGGGCTGTTATGCTTATGATATTGGTTTCAAAATTTACACTTGAGACGAAAAATTCTTTAATTTTATGGTCAACGGCGTTGTTATTTCCTCTTGCTATGGCTTTTTCCAAACTTTTCAAAGCGCAGTGGAAAGTTGATAGTAATCCTCTCTCTATTTTAGGATTTTATTTGAATATAGCCCAGCTTGTGTATTATCCAATAGTAGTTTGGGCGATGATAAGAAGACCTGAAGAAATGATTATTTTTCTTGGAATAATAACAAGTGCGCATCTTTTTCCTTACGGTTGGTATTACAATACTAAGGTTTATATGATAATGTCAATTTTTATGTCGGTGTCAATTTTGCTTATTGGACTTAGAACAGATGTTGAAACTTTGTGGATTATTCCCCTGTTTATGATATCTTTTCTGGTTATACTTGTAGTACTTTTGTATAAGGATTATATGAGAAAGGAAAGAATTAGTAAGAGTTAA
- a CDS encoding SAM-dependent methyltransferase has protein sequence MAKNLTNILYNEKFPLSNKYNPEWILENSMGPNVLWLTEWLCKKIDLKPNMRVLDLGSGKAISSIFLAKEFGVKVWSYDLWINPTDNWKRIIEEGVKDMVFPIQGDARNMPFAENFFDAIICIDSYIYFGTDDLYLNYLQKFLSPGGIIGIVVPGLMKDFENGIPEHLKNFWGQDCWSWHTVDWWKKLWDRTGLVEIKVADTMPDGCNLYVQWKEAQDFTGKNPWPEDTAILKKDAGEYVGFIRLVAKKL, from the coding sequence ATGGCAAAAAATTTAACAAATATTCTATACAATGAGAAATTCCCTTTGTCCAATAAATATAATCCTGAATGGATTCTTGAAAATTCAATGGGCCCCAATGTTTTATGGTTAACTGAATGGCTTTGCAAAAAAATAGATCTAAAACCCAACATGAGAGTTCTTGATCTGGGAAGTGGAAAAGCAATCTCAAGCATATTTCTTGCTAAAGAGTTTGGAGTAAAAGTATGGTCATACGACCTCTGGATTAACCCCACGGACAACTGGAAAAGAATTATAGAAGAAGGTGTTAAAGATATGGTATTCCCAATCCAGGGCGATGCAAGAAACATGCCTTTTGCTGAGAACTTTTTTGATGCAATTATCTGCATTGATTCGTACATCTATTTTGGAACAGACGATTTGTACTTAAATTATTTACAAAAATTTCTTTCTCCAGGAGGAATTATTGGAATAGTTGTCCCGGGGTTAATGAAAGATTTTGAGAATGGCATACCAGAACATTTAAAAAATTTCTGGGGACAGGATTGCTGGAGCTGGCATACAGTTGACTGGTGGAAAAAGTTATGGGATAGAACTGGCTTAGTAGAAATAAAAGTAGCCGACACAATGCCAGACGGATGTAATTTGTATGTTCAATGGAAAGAGGCCCAGGACTTCACGGGCAAAAATCCGTGGCCTGAAGATACAGCTATTTTAAAAAAAGATGCAGGAGAATATGTGGGATTCATCAGGCTCGTTGCAAAAAAACTTTAA
- a CDS encoding lipopolysaccharide biosynthesis protein, with translation MSVLSSYLKFSIGIWIRALISFFTTPIITWLIEPSIFGRSSLFLAANSIFLTVVMLGSHMAYMRFYPRKGIDKNTLLWSSLIVPLMIFAVSSIIILFLFKEDLSVFLVNFYDIKIDIIFIVTALLSIFEQYTFITLRMQMKGLTYSVLQILQSLIQVFVIVSYSFLVSRDVYSILYATIASKLLTILIGIYTSISVWFPIKINKTLIMESLKYSYPFIFSGIVWFLVNWTDRFMLRIFSDFKTVGLYSAAFKLISVSTIIVSGFSTIWYPIAYKRYEENPEDKGFFLRIFNFMVFTMLALLFLLLTFKDVVFLLLAKTYRPAAQIAPFLLLSPLMLTLASIVARGIDFYKKTYWFIISDGIAAVYNILGNYILIPILGAKGAAISTGTSFIIVFTIEAIVSTNLYNVNYNFTKMFVGLVLFIISSFLHTFISHSFVPYIVSSISLVVVIVIYRTESFFLAEELKSIVVYYLKRVFNRKKINFPNKSNKL, from the coding sequence ATGAGTGTACTTTCAAGTTATCTAAAATTCTCCATAGGTATATGGATAAGAGCTTTAATAAGTTTTTTCACAACCCCTATAATAACATGGCTTATTGAACCTTCTATCTTTGGAAGAAGCAGTCTGTTTTTAGCAGCGAATTCTATTTTCCTTACAGTAGTTATGCTTGGCAGTCACATGGCTTATATGCGTTTTTATCCAAGAAAAGGCATAGATAAAAATACTTTGCTTTGGAGCAGTTTGATAGTTCCTTTGATGATTTTTGCGGTATCGTCAATAATAATATTGTTTTTATTTAAAGAGGATTTGTCTGTCTTTTTAGTGAATTTTTATGATATAAAGATTGATATAATATTTATAGTTACAGCTCTATTGTCCATTTTTGAGCAATATACTTTTATAACTTTGAGAATGCAGATGAAAGGATTAACATACTCTGTTCTTCAAATTCTGCAGAGTTTAATACAAGTTTTTGTTATAGTGTCTTACTCGTTTTTGGTATCGCGTGACGTCTATTCAATTCTATACGCTACAATAGCATCAAAACTGTTAACAATATTAATAGGAATTTATACTTCTATAAGTGTTTGGTTTCCAATTAAGATCAATAAAACGTTGATAATGGAGTCTTTAAAATATAGTTACCCTTTTATTTTCTCAGGAATTGTGTGGTTTTTAGTTAATTGGACTGATAGATTTATGTTGAGGATTTTTTCAGATTTTAAGACTGTTGGTCTTTATTCTGCTGCATTTAAGCTGATTTCTGTGTCGACTATTATCGTTTCTGGTTTTTCCACAATTTGGTATCCAATTGCATATAAAAGATATGAAGAAAATCCAGAAGACAAGGGATTTTTTTTAAGAATTTTCAATTTTATGGTTTTTACGATGTTAGCACTTTTATTCTTGCTTTTAACATTTAAGGATGTGGTATTTTTACTGCTTGCAAAGACTTACAGGCCAGCTGCTCAAATTGCCCCTTTCTTACTTTTATCTCCTTTAATGCTCACTTTAGCTTCAATTGTGGCTCGAGGAATTGATTTTTATAAAAAAACTTATTGGTTTATAATAAGTGATGGTATTGCAGCTGTATACAACATATTGGGAAATTACATTTTAATTCCTATTCTTGGGGCAAAGGGCGCTGCAATTTCAACAGGAACTTCTTTTATTATTGTTTTTACAATAGAGGCAATTGTGTCTACGAATTTGTATAATGTAAATTATAACTTTACGAAAATGTTTGTAGGTTTAGTTTTATTTATTATAAGTTCTTTTCTGCACACTTTCATATCTCATTCATTTGTTCCTTACATAGTTTCTAGTATATCGTTAGTTGTAGTCATTGTAATATATAGAACTGAGTCTTTTTTTCTTGCAGAGGAATTAAAATCCATAGTAGTATATTACTTGAAACGTGTTTTCAATAGGAAAAAAATAAACTTCCCAAATAAATCAAACAAATTATAA
- a CDS encoding glycosyltransferase family 4 protein, producing MIILMASADNPYINNIGGKHVHLLLLEKSLRKLGVNVETKYYQMSSLKRKLLMIFKSALAVYSKRERIISSIEIIRDFYKKQDYSNFDIVNPHDTLSASAINHRKIVLTIHGYFPRELLDYSNFSENTKEKIFNFAVKYEKIGVEKAKHIIAVDTRIKNYLVKELGVDKKKITVIYNAVDIDNFSPVNESEKKRLRRYLGLETDKYIVLIPRRFVPKNGVQYAAEAVKIINASLVGKQLFFIFSGRGLLENELRSRLSKFSNVIITRLSHNEIVKYYKASDIVLIPSITSNDVEEATSLSMLEGMSTGKIVICTNIGGMKEVIKDGINGFLIPQKSPEAIAEKIEYVINHYHELEEIRRNARGYVISHHSPEEHAEKFLEVYKKIFRI from the coding sequence ATGATAATTCTTATGGCGTCGGCAGATAATCCGTATATCAATAACATTGGAGGTAAACATGTACATTTATTACTCCTCGAAAAATCTCTCAGGAAGCTTGGAGTAAATGTAGAGACAAAATATTATCAAATGTCATCTTTAAAGCGAAAGCTACTTATGATATTTAAAAGTGCTTTAGCTGTTTACAGTAAAAGAGAAAGAATAATATCTTCAATAGAAATTATTAGAGACTTTTACAAAAAACAGGATTACTCTAATTTTGATATTGTGAATCCCCACGATACACTTTCGGCTTCTGCAATAAATCACAGGAAAATTGTTTTAACTATACATGGATATTTTCCAAGGGAGTTACTGGATTATTCAAACTTTTCAGAAAACACCAAAGAAAAAATATTCAATTTTGCTGTAAAATACGAAAAGATAGGTGTTGAAAAAGCAAAACATATTATAGCTGTAGATACAAGGATAAAAAATTATCTTGTCAAAGAATTAGGGGTTGATAAGAAAAAAATAACCGTTATTTATAACGCTGTAGATATCGATAATTTTTCCCCTGTTAATGAAAGTGAAAAAAAGCGTTTAAGACGATATTTGGGACTTGAAACCGATAAATATATTGTCTTAATTCCGCGGAGATTTGTTCCAAAAAACGGTGTTCAATATGCTGCTGAGGCTGTAAAGATAATTAATGCTTCACTCGTTGGAAAGCAGTTGTTTTTCATTTTTTCTGGTAGAGGACTTTTAGAAAATGAACTTAGATCACGTCTCTCAAAATTTTCAAACGTGATAATTACAAGGCTTTCTCATAATGAAATAGTGAAATATTACAAAGCTTCTGATATTGTTTTAATTCCATCTATAACATCAAATGATGTTGAAGAAGCAACATCTCTATCTATGCTCGAAGGAATGTCTACTGGGAAAATTGTTATATGCACAAACATAGGAGGAATGAAAGAAGTAATAAAAGATGGGATTAACGGTTTTCTGATTCCTCAAAAATCGCCTGAAGCTATTGCTGAGAAAATTGAGTATGTGATAAATCATTACCATGAACTAGAAGAGATAAGAAGAAATGCAAGGGGATATGTTATTAGTCATCATTCACCAGAGGAGCATGCTGAGAAGTTTTTAGAGGTCTATAAAAAAATTTTCAGAATTTAG
- a CDS encoding glycosyltransferase family 2 protein, with the protein MKPKVSVLMPTYNDGKYILQVVNDVLSQEKVDVQLIIINDGSTDDTDKIVKNNLLNDPRIIYIVQENKGQLNALLNGSRYVQGNYVTLIHSDDRLTDSKAFIRNIQILEEKKADGINADLIKIDAKGNQTGHIKTIGAFTEQQSKIAFQKYLVYASNILSDVFFVSKNFFFKNVVNNYIVWNMPYWIVFKQTQVEAGKIYHINEPWYMYRVFEENYIHSDIGKFVAINGTLRTIVQLSRFFKPRIMGYNFERFIYRALSKFKLHYNPFKFSSAKIFPTSSKYKNQIYGYLSKIVKMCKCDSITQEFYESILNFYKIYSNEIINVDKIDNPLFLGKDAKIFYKRLKSNSIPQIYKLLLDSGKKGYFTVATRSHNLKKLKIILKFLAIYPEIIVY; encoded by the coding sequence ATGAAGCCAAAGGTGTCAGTACTAATGCCAACTTACAACGATGGTAAATATATTTTACAAGTAGTTAACGACGTTCTTTCACAGGAAAAAGTAGATGTTCAATTGATTATTATTAATGATGGTTCCACAGATGATACAGATAAAATAGTAAAGAATAATCTCCTAAATGATCCCAGAATAATTTATATTGTTCAGGAGAATAAAGGTCAGTTGAATGCCTTACTGAATGGTTCTAGATATGTACAAGGGAATTATGTGACATTGATACATTCAGATGATAGGTTAACAGATAGCAAAGCGTTTATTAGAAATATTCAAATATTGGAGGAGAAAAAAGCAGACGGTATTAATGCTGATTTGATAAAGATTGATGCAAAAGGGAATCAAACTGGACACATCAAAACTATAGGAGCTTTTACAGAGCAACAGTCAAAAATAGCTTTTCAGAAATATTTAGTTTACGCATCAAACATTTTGTCTGATGTTTTTTTCGTTTCAAAGAATTTCTTTTTTAAGAATGTTGTGAATAACTACATAGTATGGAATATGCCATACTGGATAGTATTTAAGCAGACTCAGGTTGAAGCCGGAAAAATATATCATATCAATGAACCATGGTATATGTATAGAGTTTTTGAAGAAAATTACATACATTCCGATATAGGAAAGTTCGTAGCTATAAATGGGACTCTAAGGACAATAGTACAACTATCACGATTTTTTAAACCAAGAATAATGGGGTACAACTTTGAACGTTTCATATACAGGGCATTAAGTAAATTTAAGTTGCATTACAATCCTTTCAAATTTTCGTCTGCGAAAATTTTTCCAACTAGTAGTAAGTATAAAAATCAAATATATGGTTATTTGAGCAAAATCGTGAAAATGTGTAAATGTGATAGCATTACACAAGAGTTCTATGAATCTATATTGAACTTTTATAAGATTTATTCTAATGAGATAATTAATGTTGATAAAATAGATAATCCTTTGTTTTTGGGGAAAGATGCAAAAATCTTTTACAAAAGATTGAAGTCTAACTCCATACCTCAAATATATAAATTACTTTTGGACAGTGGAAAAAAAGGATACTTTACAGTGGCAACGCGAAGTCACAATTTAAAAAAGCTTAAAATTATTTTGAAATTTCTTGCAATTTATCCAGAGATAATCGTGTATTAA
- a CDS encoding YjjG family noncanonical pyrimidine nucleotidase, producing the protein MKYEMVYFDLDNTILDFNKSERFALIKTMEYVKIPYREEYTEIYREINKKWWKLFSEKNYPKEVIVVERFREFFETIGKTLKDYAQVAEYYIDQLSETAFFVEGAENFLEKLIKNKQRMAVITNGVEKVQKKRSKIARLDRFFEFVLTSEKAGKPKPAPEIFYCAAKLSGVPLNKSVYIGDNPETDLVGAQNAGVDFILFDPDKEYDHKVKKFSNFEELIAFLV; encoded by the coding sequence ATGAAATATGAAATGGTATATTTTGATCTTGACAATACTATTCTTGATTTTAATAAATCAGAAAGGTTTGCTCTGATTAAAACTATGGAGTATGTAAAAATTCCTTACAGGGAAGAATACACAGAAATTTACAGGGAAATAAATAAAAAATGGTGGAAACTTTTTTCTGAAAAAAATTATCCCAAAGAAGTTATAGTAGTGGAAAGATTCAGGGAATTTTTCGAAACAATAGGAAAAACACTTAAAGATTACGCTCAAGTAGCGGAATATTACATTGATCAACTATCTGAAACAGCTTTTTTTGTGGAAGGCGCAGAAAACTTCCTTGAAAAGTTGATAAAGAATAAACAACGCATGGCTGTTATTACAAATGGCGTGGAAAAGGTGCAAAAAAAGAGATCAAAAATAGCAAGACTTGATAGATTTTTTGAATTTGTTTTGACATCTGAAAAGGCTGGAAAACCAAAACCAGCTCCAGAAATTTTCTATTGTGCGGCGAAACTTTCGGGAGTTCCGTTAAACAAATCAGTATACATAGGTGATAACCCGGAAACAGATCTGGTAGGTGCTCAAAATGCTGGAGTAGATTTTATATTATTTGATCCAGATAAAGAATATGATCATAAAGTAAAGAAATTTTCAAATTTTGAAGAGCTGATTGCTTTTTTGGTGTAG
- a CDS encoding formyltransferase family protein, translated as MIDVIYIGNDDIIADYIYCHEGFSLKGIISESKMRNKKIFTYSLARALPIFFVSSKEDVVKIINKLKINIFIMGNFGIIIPVDKINQEKEIYNIHPSYLPDYRGRNPLYWQTVLNERIVGITLHKISEKIDEGEIISQIKVPYYYWMNTKDLYLSLMEHIKDLLSDLSLFLSGKKESKKISGGKYYRRVKKEDFYIDLSTDSPSVIYNKVRSQETYNGAILEYKGKIFRIKKLSFVIFEGKKENLIKEGDVIYIKYRNKLYIKLERYSVE; from the coding sequence ATGATAGACGTAATATACATAGGAAATGACGATATTATCGCAGATTATATTTATTGTCATGAAGGTTTTTCTTTAAAAGGGATAATCAGTGAAAGTAAAATGAGGAATAAAAAAATTTTTACTTATTCATTGGCAAGAGCATTGCCTATATTTTTTGTCAGTTCTAAAGAAGACGTTGTGAAAATTATAAATAAGTTGAAAATAAATATTTTTATTATGGGAAATTTTGGAATTATTATACCGGTGGACAAAATAAATCAGGAAAAAGAAATATACAACATTCATCCAAGCTATTTACCGGACTATAGGGGAAGGAATCCCCTATACTGGCAAACAGTACTCAATGAAAGAATTGTGGGAATAACATTGCACAAAATTAGTGAGAAAATAGATGAGGGAGAAATAATATCTCAGATTAAGGTGCCATATTATTATTGGATGAACACAAAAGATTTATATTTGAGTTTGATGGAACATATAAAAGATTTGTTATCGGATCTAAGCTTGTTTTTATCCGGGAAAAAAGAATCAAAAAAGATAAGTGGAGGAAAGTATTATAGAAGAGTAAAAAAAGAGGATTTTTATATAGATTTATCTACCGACTCTCCGTCAGTTATTTACAATAAAGTGCGTTCTCAAGAAACGTATAATGGAGCAATTTTGGAATACAAAGGTAAAATCTTTAGGATTAAAAAGCTTTCATTTGTTATTTTTGAAGGAAAGAAAGAAAATTTAATTAAAGAAGGAGATGTGATTTATATAAAATATAGAAACAAATTGTATATAAAGTTAGAGAGATACAGCGTAGAATAG
- a CDS encoding CPBP family intramembrane glutamic endopeptidase has translation MLNSLQKSNKVTIKIYENSNPWIFFILTLSISWFFWMWIILSGWNVWKVPGIIFGALGLFGPTFAEIFLISKSNNKERWKDYWHRVFSFKQIGKKWFLIIIIIFPLIHAIITLASLITGTHLPSFETAKNLISNPWKILPFAIFVLLFGPIPEELGWRGYALDGLQTKYNALVSSFILGTVWSFWHIPLFFIKGTFQYEQLKFGTLDFWLYILGPIIISILFTWIYNNTNRSTLSAILFHFTINFTGELIPLTERGRIYSLILITLLSIVIVITMDPKTLAEKAIKISEI, from the coding sequence ATGTTAAATTCTCTGCAAAAATCAAATAAAGTAACTATTAAAATTTATGAAAATTCAAATCCCTGGATATTCTTCATCCTTACGCTGAGCATTTCGTGGTTTTTCTGGATGTGGATTATATTATCAGGCTGGAACGTCTGGAAAGTTCCGGGAATAATATTTGGAGCTTTAGGATTATTTGGTCCAACATTTGCAGAAATTTTTCTTATTTCTAAAAGTAACAATAAAGAACGCTGGAAAGACTACTGGCACCGCGTGTTCTCTTTCAAACAGATTGGAAAAAAATGGTTTTTGATAATTATAATAATCTTCCCTTTAATACATGCCATTATTACTCTGGCAAGTCTCATCACAGGAACACACCTGCCTTCATTTGAAACTGCTAAAAATTTAATATCAAATCCCTGGAAAATTCTGCCGTTCGCCATATTTGTTTTGCTTTTTGGGCCAATCCCTGAAGAACTGGGCTGGCGCGGTTATGCTTTAGATGGATTGCAAACAAAATACAATGCACTTGTCTCGAGCTTTATTTTAGGAACTGTGTGGTCTTTCTGGCATATCCCGCTCTTTTTTATAAAAGGCACCTTCCAGTATGAACAGCTAAAATTCGGTACATTAGATTTCTGGTTATACATACTCGGACCAATTATTATTTCTATTCTCTTTACATGGATTTACAATAATACCAACCGTAGTACATTGTCCGCTATACTTTTCCACTTTACTATTAACTTTACAGGCGAACTTATCCCATTAACCGAACGTGGAAGAATTTATAGTCTTATATTAATAACATTACTATCAATAGTAATAGTTATCACTATGGATCCAAAAACATTGGCAGAAAAAGCGATCAAAATCAGTGAAATATGA
- the galE gene encoding UDP-glucose 4-epimerase GalE, with the protein MAILVAGGAGYIGSHVCKILYKKGYEVVVYDNLSRGYREFAKWGEFIPGDIGDVRLLDNIFKHYKIDAVMHFCAFIEVAESVVDPQKYYENNVGNTLKLLEAMRQNNVNKFIFSSTAAVYGIPEKIPIKEDDRKMPINPYGKSKLMVEHILEDYDKAYGLNSICFRYFNAAGADPDGEIGEAHQPETHLIPLILDAALGKRDSIKIFGTDYNTKDGTCIRDFVHVNDLAEAHVRGLEYLLDGGETNYFNLGSGEGYSVREVIETVKKVTKKDFRVVEADRRPGDPAYLVADSTKAKEILGWKTKYSLDEIILTAWKWHSRIGESWQYWRG; encoded by the coding sequence GTGGCCATATTAGTTGCAGGTGGGGCGGGGTATATAGGTTCGCATGTGTGTAAAATACTTTATAAAAAAGGTTACGAAGTTGTTGTTTATGATAATCTTTCTCGTGGTTATAGGGAATTTGCAAAGTGGGGAGAATTTATACCAGGAGATATAGGGGATGTAAGACTTCTGGATAATATATTTAAACATTATAAAATTGATGCTGTTATGCATTTCTGTGCTTTTATAGAAGTAGCTGAATCAGTTGTTGATCCCCAGAAGTATTATGAAAATAATGTGGGAAATACATTAAAATTGTTAGAAGCTATGAGGCAAAATAATGTAAACAAATTTATCTTTTCATCCACTGCAGCCGTTTATGGAATTCCTGAAAAGATTCCAATAAAAGAAGATGACAGAAAAATGCCAATAAATCCGTATGGAAAAAGTAAATTAATGGTAGAGCATATTCTTGAGGATTATGATAAAGCGTACGGTTTAAATAGCATTTGTTTTAGGTATTTTAATGCAGCAGGGGCTGATCCAGATGGAGAGATAGGTGAGGCACACCAACCAGAAACACATTTGATTCCGTTAATTTTAGATGCAGCTCTTGGCAAAAGAGATAGTATAAAAATATTTGGAACAGATTATAATACAAAAGATGGGACGTGTATAAGAGATTTTGTTCATGTAAATGACTTAGCAGAGGCTCATGTAAGAGGCTTGGAGTATTTACTTGATGGCGGAGAGACGAATTATTTTAATCTGGGGAGTGGTGAAGGATATTCTGTTCGTGAAGTTATAGAGACAGTTAAAAAAGTTACAAAAAAAGATTTTAGAGTAGTCGAAGCAGATAGAAGACCGGGAGATCCTGCGTACTTAGTAGCAGACAGTACAAAAGCAAAAGAAATACTTGGATGGAAAACAAAATATTCTCTGGATGAGATAATATTAACTGCCTGGAAATGGCATAGCAGGATTGGCGAAAGTTGGCAATATTGGCGAGGTTAG
- a CDS encoding glycosyltransferase: protein MKVLYITNLSPIIENFVRGIFVHKRLKIISNIISNFDVIMTPIYCDSKLLKTLRKILKKEFLSCNEEFAYEGITYKYVNITRSLVNAIMQKILKNYYKKHIYIASLKILGNLVDTNYDLIHAHGMYNVPAGIIAQKISENLKVPYLITAHGSDVNILMIKRKKDYISVMENASKVIFVSNALLEKAKSYGYSGKNAVVIPNGYDPNMFYPMDKEKIRRELGIYKDGCKYVGFVGNLTKIKRADKFPNIFHNISKEIGNAMFILVGDGKLRNRLEKQTKDLDIIFTGKVPQKEVSKWMNAMDVMILPSRNEGFGAVVIEAQACGTAVVGSNNGGIPEAIGFEKYVVKEGDNFEKRFANKVVEVLRNGYNKGDIIKRAKEFTWKKIVEKEVEVYEEVVGGIE from the coding sequence ATGAAAGTTTTATATATCACAAATTTATCACCGATAATTGAAAACTTTGTTAGAGGAATATTTGTACATAAAAGACTTAAGATAATTTCGAATATAATTAGTAATTTTGATGTAATCATGACTCCAATATATTGCGATTCAAAGCTTCTTAAAACCTTAAGAAAGATTTTAAAAAAGGAATTTTTATCTTGTAATGAAGAATTTGCTTATGAAGGTATAACTTACAAGTACGTTAACATTACCCGCTCTTTAGTGAATGCGATTATGCAGAAAATTTTAAAAAATTATTATAAAAAGCACATATATATTGCTTCACTAAAAATTCTTGGAAACTTAGTGGATACTAACTATGATTTAATCCATGCCCATGGAATGTATAATGTACCTGCAGGAATTATTGCACAAAAGATTTCTGAAAATCTGAAAGTGCCTTATTTAATAACAGCTCATGGGAGCGATGTAAACATACTTATGATAAAAAGAAAAAAAGATTATATAAGTGTAATGGAAAATGCATCAAAAGTAATCTTTGTCTCTAATGCACTTCTTGAAAAAGCAAAATCTTATGGATATTCTGGGAAAAATGCAGTAGTTATCCCTAACGGTTATGATCCAAATATGTTTTATCCAATGGATAAAGAAAAGATTAGAAGAGAACTTGGAATATACAAAGATGGTTGTAAATATGTCGGATTTGTAGGTAATCTTACAAAAATTAAAAGAGCTGATAAATTCCCTAATATATTTCATAACATATCAAAAGAAATAGGAAATGCTATGTTTATATTAGTAGGAGATGGTAAATTAAGAAATCGGCTTGAAAAACAAACAAAAGATTTAGATATTATATTTACAGGAAAAGTTCCTCAAAAAGAAGTATCAAAATGGATGAATGCAATGGATGTAATGATACTTCCTAGTCGTAATGAAGGTTTTGGAGCAGTTGTGATAGAAGCACAAGCATGTGGCACAGCGGTTGTAGGAAGTAACAATGGTGGAATACCTGAAGCGATAGGATTTGAAAAATATGTTGTTAAAGAAGGAGATAATTTTGAAAAAAGGTTTGCAAATAAAGTAGTGGAAGTTCTAAGAAATGGGTATAATAAAGGAGACATAATTAAAAGGGCAAAAGAGTTTACTTGGAAAAAAATCGTTGAGAAAGAAGTTGAAGTATACGAGGAAGTTGTTGGAGGGATTGAATGA